Proteins from a single region of Oncorhynchus tshawytscha isolate Ot180627B linkage group LG03, Otsh_v2.0, whole genome shotgun sequence:
- the LOC112225993 gene encoding uncharacterized protein LOC112225993, translating into MAWIIFNFKAYPSDRKFAKAAEALVTKHPCLKEPGSKTGCDGWKNSLKFKMGNYRQKLRRVGFPEVAVNGWRRSKHCPDNEHTRSNIKRARRAEVNFLPNFPQGEDEASLEKQRLEMVHEMTKENRDLPLINQHMQKTFALRRQEIVQSSPTVEHLRTRWPALFLEAQVHAEFQRITNQSLQQTFYSALDHHTPRLLTLFREEEGKSTTHPWREVFKHPESVQRAVHFTGRK; encoded by the exons ATGGCTTGGATAATCTTCAATTTCAAAGCGTACCCAAGTGACAGGAAGTTTGCCAAGGCAGCTGAGGCCCTTGTAACCAAGCACCCATGTTTGAAAGAGCCTGGCTCAAAAACAGGCTGTGATGGCTGGAAGAACAGCCTGAAATTCAAAATGGGAAACTACAGGCAGAAGTTACGCCGTGTTGGGTTCCCAGAGGTTGCTGTGAACGGGTGGAGGAGGAGCAAGCATTGTCCTGACAATGAGCACACTCGGAGCAACATTAAAAGAGCACGCCGGGCAGAGGTGAACTTCCTGCCCAACTTCCCTCAAGGAGAAGATGAGGCCAGCCTGGAGAAACAGAGACTGGAGATGGTCCACGAGATGACGAAAGAAAACAGAGACCTGCCactcatcaatcaacacatgcAGAAGACATTTGCTCTCCGACGCCAAGAAATAGTTCAATCCAGTCCCACGGTAGAGCATCTCAGAACACGCTGGCCAGCACTCTTCCTCGAAGCTCAG GTACATGCTGAGTTTCAGAGAATCACCAATCAGAGCCTGCAGCAGACGTTCTACTCTGCCTTGGACCACCACACGCCCCGCCTGCTGACCCtgttcagggaggaggaggggaagtcCACCACCCATCCATGGAGGGAAGTTTTCAAGCATCCTGAGAGTGTACAACGAGCAG TTCACTTCACAGGGAGAAAATAA